A window of the Hordeum vulgare subsp. vulgare chromosome 5H, MorexV3_pseudomolecules_assembly, whole genome shotgun sequence genome harbors these coding sequences:
- the LOC123395895 gene encoding LOW QUALITY PROTEIN: protein argonaute 16-like (The sequence of the model RefSeq protein was modified relative to this genomic sequence to represent the inferred CDS: deleted 1 base in 1 codon) — MAAKTGGAVQVHKNDTVKRTAMARRGLGREGKPIRLLSNHFAVKLSGIDAVFYQYSVSIKSDDDQVVEGKGIGRKVIDKMLQTYSSELAGKDFAYDGEKCLFTVGPLPQNNFEFTVIMEETSARAVGGSPGHESPGPGDKKRVKRSHLPKQFVVGISYAARIPLRSVALALQGSDSDHAQDALRVLDIVLRQQQAKRGCLLVRQSFFSDDSRNLVDLTGGVSGCRGLHSSFRTTMNGLSLNMDVSTTMIVTPGPVVNFLLTNQNVRDIRDIDWPKAKRMLKNLRVKATHNNMEFKIIGLSDQPCSRQTFPMKVRSGSSEGETVDITVEEYFKSKQVFLEKPYLPCLDVGKPKRPNYLPIELANMISLQRYTKALSSQQRTTLVEKSRQKPQDRMRVVTDAVKSNRYDDDPIFSSCGIKIDNQLTRVDGRVLPAPMLVVGNSQDCVPFKGRWNYNNKKLFEPVSIERWAIVNFSARCDMSRISRDLINCGRTKGIIIEGPYSLVDEDNQARRCAPIVRVERMFEKVKANLPGPPEFLLCVLPERKNCDIYGPWKKKNLHEMGIVTQCIVPSTKMNDQYFTNVLLKINAKLGGMNSKLALEHSRTIPVINKIPTIILGMDVSHGSPGRSDIPSIAAVVGSRCWPLISRYRASVRTQSPKVEMIDSLFKPLDSGKDDGIIRELLLDFYTTSQQRKPEQIIIFRDGVSESQFSQVLNLEVDQIIKAYQNMGQGPPPKITVIIAQKNHHTKLFQADAPDNVPAGTVVDSGIVHPKQYDFYMCAHAGPIGTSRPTHYHVLLDQIGFTPDELQKLVLSLSYVYQRSTTAISVVAPICYAHLAAAQMSQFIKFEEFADTSSGSGVPSSSTAAQSRNCHGCILTSAVRCSFVDVGF; from the exons ATGGCGGCTAAAACGGGTGGAGCTGTACAAGTGCATAAGAATGACACTGTTAAACGCACAGCAATGGCACGGCGTGGCTTGGGCCGTGAAGGAAAGCCCATTAGGTTGCTGTCAAATCACTTTGCTGTGAAGCTTAGTGGGATTGATGCAGTTTTCTACCAATACAGT GTGTCCATCAAATCTGATGACGATCAGGTGGTTGAAGGCAAGGGCATTGGCCGGAAGGTCATCGATAAAATGTTGCAAACATACAGTTCTGAGCTTGCTGGAAAGGATTTTGCATACGATGGCGAGAAATGTCTATTTACTGTTGGACCTCTTCCACAGAACAACTTCGAGTTCACTGTTATTATGGAGGAAACATCTGCAAG GGCTGTTGGTGGGAGTCCAGGACATGAAAGCCCTGGCCCAGGCGACAAGAAACGAGTAAAGAGGTCACATCTTCCAAAACAGTTCGTAGTGGGTATAAGTTACGCAGCAAGGATTCCCCTCAGATCAGTTGCCCTAGCGCTTCAAGGAAGCGACTCGGATCATGCCCAGGATGCTCTGAGAGTCCTTGACATTGTTTTAAGGCAACAGCAGGCTAAGCG AGGTTGTCTACTTGTTAGACAATCATTTTTTAGTGATGACAGTAGAAATTTAGTTGATTTAACTGGTGGAGTCAGTGGTTGTCGTGGACTCCATTCTAGCTTCCGTACTACAATGAATGGTTTATCTTTAAACATGG ATGTTTCCACTACTATGATTGTGACCCCTGGACCTGTTGTCAACTTCCTCCTTACAAATCAAAATGTCAGAGACATTAGAGACATTGACTggcccaag GCAAAGAGAATGTTGAAAAACCTGAGAGTTAAAGCTACACACAACAACATGGAATTTAAGATCATTGGGCTTAGTGATCAGCCTTGTTCTAGACAGAC ATTTCCAATGAAAGTTCGGAGTGGAAGCAGTGAAGGTGAAACTGTTGATATTACTGTTGAGGAATATTTTAAATCCAAGCAGGTGTTTTTGGAGAAGCCTTATCTACCATGTCTTGATGTGGGAAAACCGAAACGCCCGAATTATCTCCCAATTGAG CTGGCTAACATGATATCACTTCAACGTTATACGAAGGCGCTGTCTTCTCAGCAAAGAACGACATTAGTTGAAAAATCACGACAGAAACCTCAGGATCGCATGAGAGTTGTTACTGAT GCAGTAAAAAGTAACAGATATGATGATGACCCAATATTTTCTTCTTGTGGCATTAAAATTGATAATCAACTCACGCGTGTTGATGGTCGTGTTCTGCCTGCACCAATG TTGGTTGTGGGAAATAGTCAAGATTGTGTTCCATTCAAGGGCAggtggaattataataacaag AAATTATTTGAGCCTGTCAGTATCGAGCGTTGGGCAATTGTGAACTTCTCTGCTCGTTGTGACATGAGCCGGATATCAAGAGATCTGATAAACTGTGGACGAACCAAAGGCATT ATCATCGAAGGTCCTTACAGCCTGGTGGATGAAGATAACCAAGCTAGGAGATGTGCTCCCATTGTAAGAGTTGAAagaatgtttgaaaaagttaaagcAAACCTTCCTGGTCCTCCGGAATTTCTGCTATGTGTTTTACCAGAGAGGAAGAATTGTGATATTTATG GCCCATGGAAGAAGAAAAATCTTCATGAGATGGGTATTGTCACTCAATGCATTGTTCCTAGTACTAAGATGAATGATCAATACTTCACCAATGTTCTTCTAAAGATCAATGCTAAG CTTGGCGGAATGAACTCTAAGCTGGCACTGGAGCATAGCCGTACGATTCCAGTTATCAATAAGATACCCACAATAATTTTGGGAATGGATGTTTCACATGGTTCTCCAGGTCGATCAGATATACCATCAATTGCTGCT GTTGTTGGATCTAGATGTTGGCCACTAATATCGCGCTACAGGGCATCTGTACGGACCCAGTCTCCAAAGGTTGAGATGATTGATTCTCTTTTTAAGCCACTGGATAGTGGAAAGGATGATGGTATAATAAG GGAACTTCTACTAGACTTCTACACAACCAGTCAACAAAGAAAGCCAGAACAGATAATCATTTTCAG GGATGGTGTGAGTGAGTCTCAGTTTAGCCAAGTACTGAATCTCGAGGTTGATCAAATAATAAAG GCTTACCAGAATATGGGTCAGGGGCCACCTCCAAAGATTACAGTTATTATTGCTCAAAAGAATCACCACACGAAACTGTTCCAAGCTGATGCACCAGATAATGTTCCAGCTG GGACTGTAGTGGACTCGGGTATTGTTCATCCGAAACAGTATGATTTCTACATGTGTGCTCATGCGGGACCTATA GGCACCTCAAGGCCCACCCATTATCATGTCTTGCTTGATCAGATTGGTTTCACACCAGATGAACTCCAGAAACTAGTTCTTTCGCTTTCCTATGT GTACCAGAGGAGCACCACTGCAATATCTGTGG TGGCACCTATCTGTTACGCGCACCTTGCAGCAGCGCAGATGAGCCAGTTCATAAAATTCGAGGAGTTTGCTGATACTTCATCTGGGAGTGGTGTCCCTTCGtcatcaacagcagca cagtcccGGAACTGCCACGGCTGCATTCTGACGTCTGCAGTTCGATGTTCTTTTGTTGACGTGGGCTTTTAG